The nucleotide window ATCAAGCTGACTCATTATCCCTTTGAAGTCTCCGCCATGGTAGGCTCTAGGATCATCTAAATTAACGTCAAAATCATTATTATTCTCTTCATTTAAAAAGCGATCCACCATTATAAAATACATTGTTTCATCTTGCCATCGTCGTTCTTCTTTTTCAGCGGCTCCTGTTGGTAGAGCATAAAAAAGAAGAAACGGGATTAAAAGAAAGCTAAATCTTCTTTTCATCGCCGCTCCTCCTCAGTTTACTATTTTATTTTTAGATTAACCCTTTGTACCACCTGCCGTCAATCCTGAGACAAAATACTTTTGGAAACTTAAGAATAACAAAGCGATTGGAACGGCAATTAATACTGATCCAGCAGCAAATGTGGTAAACTCCGCTCCAAATTGTTTAGCAACTAAATCATATAAACCAACCGGTAGTGTGAATTTTTCTTCGGTTCGTAATAAAATACTGGCTAGGATAAAGTCTGCGAACGGCGAAATAAATGAGAATAAGGCAACAACTGCGATAATTGGTTTTGCTAATGGCATAACGATTTGGAAATAAATACGCATATGTCCTGCACCGTCCATTTTTGCAGACTCATCAAGTTCTTTCGGAATAGTATCCAAATAGCCTTTCATTAACCATGTATTCATCGGGATTTGACCGGCAACGTACACTAAAATTAATCCTAAATGTGAATCTAATAATCCCGTTTGGAGTGCTAATACAAAGATGGCAATTAGCGCTGCAAAATTGGGAATCATTTGTAAAACCAAAAAGGTAAGCAGCCCA belongs to Bacillus sp. 2205SS5-2 and includes:
- a CDS encoding sugar ABC transporter permease, translating into MNLKRQKYIRLTLSYTVIAIMFAIILYPVAWIIGSSFNPGQSLSGSSIIPKNATLAHYKELFDLDQSNYLYWYWNSIKVSVLTMFFTVLTVSLTAYAFSRYRFVGRKNGLLTFLVLQMIPNFAALIAIFVLALQTGLLDSHLGLILVYVAGQIPMNTWLMKGYLDTIPKELDESAKMDGAGHMRIYFQIVMPLAKPIIAVVALFSFISPFADFILASILLRTEEKFTLPVGLYDLVAKQFGAEFTTFAAGSVLIAVPIALLFLSFQKYFVSGLTAGGTKG